Proteins co-encoded in one uncultured Draconibacterium sp. genomic window:
- a CDS encoding helix-turn-helix transcriptional regulator, protein MKHTMNTIKLRSDYLKDVVSVLVSQRHKVGISQEELNARLGVSDRLVSKWECGMRSPTSFNLYCWAYALGMKLTVTADKTIPPYGRPEHKGRAANDNRFGIVN, encoded by the coding sequence ATGAAACATACGATGAATACAATAAAGTTACGCAGCGATTACCTGAAAGATGTGGTCTCAGTCCTTGTGAGCCAACGTCACAAAGTAGGGATTTCACAAGAAGAACTGAATGCTCGCCTGGGGGTTTCCGACAGACTTGTGAGTAAATGGGAATGCGGTATGCGTTCCCCCACCTCTTTCAATCTGTATTGCTGGGCATATGCTTTGGGAATGAAACTGACTGTTACGGCGGATAAAACTATTCCGCCCTACGGTAGGCCAGAACATAAAGGCCGAGCCGCCAATGATAACCGCTTCGGTATTGTCAATTAA
- a CDS encoding integrase arm-type DNA-binding domain-containing protein, translating into MKLSNALCKNAKPKDKSYKLADEGGLYLFVKPNGSKLWRMKYRFMGKEKIMSIGPYPVISLADARQEFLKAKRLLFLNPPQDPMGKREEIKKETIRKASNTFKSVALQWFDYKEDEWSKGYAFKMKRTLELHVFPYIGKRAITDISTPDLLNDCLLKVQDKGALDVAGRTRYVCGQIFRFAIQRGFCMYNPADNLRGALKPRPLGHFRTIDNDQLPAFISALERNEARIFERTRRAVWLSLYTFCRPVEIRKAQWSHIDFEEKKWLIPAELMKMKRDHIVPLSNQVIELLLKQKEEVARINTDWVFPSQPKPRNPMSDGTVNKAIKRLGFGDKMVAHGFRALARTTIREKLKYDSEVIEKQLAHKTPNPLGEAYDRTQFIDERILMMQDWADYVDSFK; encoded by the coding sequence ATGAAATTGAGCAATGCTTTATGTAAAAACGCAAAACCAAAGGACAAATCATACAAACTTGCGGACGAAGGTGGATTATATCTTTTTGTGAAACCCAACGGCTCCAAACTCTGGCGTATGAAATACCGATTCATGGGAAAAGAGAAGATAATGTCAATAGGCCCTTATCCAGTTATCAGTCTTGCGGATGCACGGCAGGAGTTTTTAAAAGCTAAAAGACTATTGTTTTTAAATCCGCCACAAGACCCGATGGGCAAGCGGGAAGAAATCAAAAAGGAAACAATTCGCAAGGCCAGTAATACTTTCAAAAGTGTGGCCTTACAATGGTTCGACTATAAAGAGGACGAATGGAGTAAAGGCTATGCTTTCAAGATGAAGCGGACTTTGGAGCTTCATGTGTTTCCTTATATCGGCAAACGGGCAATTACCGATATTTCAACGCCTGATTTGTTGAATGACTGTCTTTTGAAAGTTCAGGATAAGGGGGCTTTGGATGTAGCCGGACGAACCCGATACGTCTGCGGCCAGATATTCCGTTTTGCCATTCAGCGCGGTTTTTGTATGTATAATCCCGCCGATAATCTAAGGGGCGCATTGAAGCCCCGTCCTTTGGGACATTTTAGGACGATAGATAACGACCAGCTACCCGCCTTTATTTCGGCTTTGGAACGTAACGAAGCCCGCATTTTTGAGCGGACACGCCGGGCTGTCTGGTTATCGCTCTATACGTTCTGCCGTCCGGTCGAAATTAGAAAGGCACAATGGAGCCATATCGATTTTGAAGAAAAGAAATGGCTTATTCCCGCTGAGTTGATGAAGATGAAGCGTGACCATATCGTTCCGCTGAGTAATCAGGTCATTGAATTGTTGCTGAAACAGAAGGAAGAAGTTGCAAGAATCAATACAGATTGGGTGTTTCCGTCACAACCCAAGCCTCGCAATCCCATGAGTGACGGGACGGTTAACAAGGCCATTAAACGACTTGGCTTCGGGGACAAGATGGTGGCGCATGGATTTCGGGCATTGGCACGAACCACCATACGGGAAAAACTGAAATACGATAGCGAAGTGATTGAAAAACAACTGGCGCATAAAACGCCCAATCCGTTGGGTGAGGCATACGACAGAACCCAGTTTATCGATGAACGCATTTTAATGATGCAGGATTGGGCGGATTATGTGGATTCTTTCAAATAA
- a CDS encoding helix-turn-helix transcriptional regulator, whose protein sequence is MDNKPFDNKELGKMIHEARVRQGLTQEDLAGMSGVGRRVVSEVERGKETAQIGKVLLILAALGIGLYAFSKWKK, encoded by the coding sequence ATGGACAATAAACCATTTGACAACAAGGAACTCGGAAAGATGATACATGAAGCCCGTGTAAGGCAAGGGTTGACGCAAGAAGATTTGGCGGGAATGAGCGGTGTTGGTCGTCGGGTTGTCTCGGAAGTCGAAAGAGGTAAGGAAACGGCGCAAATAGGCAAGGTTCTTCTTATCCTGGCGGCTTTGGGGATTGGCTTATATGCCTTTAGCAAGTGGAAGAAATAA
- a CDS encoding AlpA family transcriptional regulator gives MTDEKILRLPELLAKTGLSRSTMYKMVKEQTFPKPVNLGLRCSGWLQSEVNDWLKQKIIQRNEGKPV, from the coding sequence ATGACAGACGAAAAGATTTTGAGACTTCCCGAACTATTGGCAAAGACAGGGCTATCCCGAAGCACCATGTACAAGATGGTCAAAGAACAAACCTTCCCCAAACCCGTTAATCTGGGGCTACGCTGTTCCGGCTGGCTTCAATCAGAAGTCAATGACTGGCTCAAACAAAAAATCATCCAAAGGAACGAGGGAAAGCCTGTTTAG
- a CDS encoding MltR family transcriptional regulator, whose translation MVEKKLRLIKGDEAKRYVDFLKILREFDKLFTYDQGDDRNIGIMGGTFLELALEHVLRAFLPKSNSEVEKLFEVNGALSTFSNRISMTFSLGLVDKMVKDDLHVIRKIRNEFAHNLLVSFQDDKIASLCKALKWHKEAMLREPPEDATIRDLFQVGVHQVISHLHGCISIARAEKRKILNS comes from the coding sequence ATGGTAGAAAAGAAATTGCGTTTAATTAAAGGTGATGAAGCCAAAAGATATGTTGATTTTTTGAAAATTCTCCGTGAGTTTGATAAGCTTTTTACTTATGACCAAGGGGACGACCGTAATATTGGAATAATGGGCGGTACTTTTTTAGAGCTTGCTCTTGAACATGTTTTGAGAGCATTTCTCCCGAAAAGTAATTCCGAAGTTGAAAAGCTGTTCGAAGTCAATGGAGCTCTGAGTACATTTAGCAATAGAATTTCAATGACGTTTTCTTTAGGTCTGGTCGATAAGATGGTTAAAGATGATTTGCACGTAATCCGAAAAATTCGAAATGAATTTGCTCATAATCTATTGGTTTCTTTTCAAGACGATAAAATTGCAAGTTTGTGTAAGGCTTTAAAATGGCACAAAGAAGCTATGTTAAGAGAGCCGCCGGAGGATGCTACTATCAGAGATTTATTTCAAGTAGGCGTACATCAAGTTATCTCACATTTACATGGTTGTATTTCGATAGCCAGAGCAGAAAAGCGAAAGATTCTTAATAGTTAA